One Halovivax ruber XH-70 genomic region harbors:
- a CDS encoding RAD55 family ATPase, with translation MTDSYEIGGILPDDTIDELRPGTNVAVIGSSHSGKRHVALQLVAAGYDVDEGILCITTNSARRVFEDLDRHIDAMNRDRIGVIDCSGTGGGSVIEAMTESASSPGDLTGISIGTAKLSKRFHSRGVSDIRYGLVSISTLLQYVDESTVFRFLHVFTNRVSETDGLGVYTLTDDTHDATTVNTIRGQFDGVVELRERDDGTRECRVRGLGSAPSGWNVFE, from the coding sequence ATGACTGACAGCTACGAAATCGGCGGCATCTTGCCCGACGACACGATCGACGAACTCCGTCCCGGGACGAACGTCGCCGTCATCGGCTCGTCGCATTCCGGGAAGCGTCACGTCGCACTGCAGTTAGTCGCGGCCGGCTACGACGTCGACGAAGGGATCCTCTGTATCACGACAAACAGCGCACGCCGGGTGTTCGAGGACCTCGACCGACACATCGACGCGATGAACCGGGACCGGATCGGCGTCATCGACTGCTCAGGCACCGGCGGCGGGTCGGTGATCGAAGCCATGACGGAGTCGGCCTCCTCCCCGGGCGATCTCACCGGAATCAGCATCGGAACAGCCAAACTGTCCAAACGGTTTCACAGCCGCGGCGTCTCCGACATTCGGTACGGCCTGGTCTCCATCTCGACACTGTTGCAGTACGTCGACGAGTCGACCGTCTTCAGATTCCTCCACGTGTTTACGAACCGAGTGAGCGAAACGGACGGGCTCGGGGTCTACACGCTCACCGACGACACACACGACGCGACGACCGTCAACACGATCCGCGGACAGTTCGACGGCGTCGTCGAGCTCAGGGAACGCGACGATGGGACGCGAGAGTGTCGGGTCCGCGGGCTCGGATCGGCGCCGAGCGGGTGGAACGTGTTCGAATAA
- a CDS encoding HalX domain-containing protein, which yields MTDTDPPVVAIVEDEPAVAESYELWLADDYEIVRAHDGAEALDVIDESIDVVLLDRMMPEHSGEEVLQEIRARGIDCRVAMVTAVEPDFDVVEMGFDAYITKPPERSNLLDTVETLLDRASVDDEFQEYHSLMARRGALEAEKSEAELADSDEYQDLLDRIDAKQTAVDDGLGDMGSEIDFVSAVRDLSDDASAHAEDVDGAEWDGNEENA from the coding sequence ATGACCGACACAGACCCCCCGGTCGTCGCCATCGTCGAGGACGAGCCGGCCGTCGCGGAGAGTTACGAACTCTGGCTCGCCGACGACTACGAGATCGTCCGTGCCCACGACGGTGCCGAAGCACTCGACGTGATCGACGAGTCGATCGACGTCGTCCTCTTAGATCGCATGATGCCGGAACACTCCGGTGAGGAGGTCTTACAGGAGATTCGAGCCCGTGGAATCGACTGTCGCGTGGCGATGGTCACCGCCGTCGAGCCCGATTTCGACGTCGTCGAGATGGGCTTCGACGCGTACATCACCAAACCACCGGAGCGAAGCAATTTACTCGACACGGTCGAGACGCTCCTCGATCGAGCGTCCGTCGACGACGAGTTTCAGGAGTACCACTCCCTGATGGCGCGGCGAGGTGCCCTAGAGGCCGAGAAGTCCGAGGCGGAGCTGGCGGACAGCGACGAGTATCAGGATCTACTCGACCGGATCGACGCCAAACAGACGGCGGTGGACGACGGACTCGGGGACATGGGCTCCGAGATCGACTTCGTCAGTGCCGTTCGAGACCTCTCGGACGACGCGTCCGCCCACGCGGAGGACGTGGACGGAGCCGAGTGGGACGGAAACGAGGAGAACGCATGA
- a CDS encoding PAS domain-containing sensor histidine kinase: protein MADPAIYRAFFDELDDAVAVLDPKTGRYEAVNPAYATLFQREPGELEGKRVIEHVNETLTLDRDAVTAALEVARRGDSRTVRGELDETAGGPRSAEVELAPFESKEIESIRATVRLRSASIDEGTRDDELTNRLAVALEGTNTGVWELDLESGEMAWTNSAEELFGVEPETFDDLAERIHPDDLPTVERDIEQAIERGDVFQTEHRVQHENGEETWVLARGEVRSAQGNAHLVGMATDITSKKAQEQALVRQEHQYRELVDRLPEAYYTFDRNWTMTYCNDVIADRFDTPAEQLIGQTVWDAFPEIRGTVLEETFRTVMETDEPASCEYHVESRGFWVDIQAYPYEDGIAIISSDVTEQKRKLSLVLDSLPLVFYQIDADRTFLESRGKGLAELGLERDEVVGESVFDIFAKQPSIVAAIERAFDGEAVSHTTQIGTNHFLAEYRPVVENGAVTNVIGAAMDVTELERQREQMEFFNSILRHDVLNGMTVIKARGEILAAELDGDLGQYARTIVDWCTTTTEVTQRVQRVVETLTTPEDSLQLDSVDVSAILDRKLSELQTANPRIEFERDVAPGIEARADELLSEVLGNVLLNAIEHNDTDDLTIDVTAAVDDEVTIRITDDGGGIDDDRKESVFRRGETSHAKETGSGFGLFFVDVMVDKYGGEAWVEDAESGGACFVLELPRATTEAQG, encoded by the coding sequence ATGGCAGATCCTGCGATCTATCGAGCGTTCTTCGACGAACTGGACGACGCGGTCGCGGTTCTCGATCCGAAGACGGGTCGCTACGAGGCCGTCAATCCGGCGTACGCTACCCTGTTCCAGCGCGAGCCAGGGGAGCTCGAAGGGAAGAGAGTCATCGAACACGTAAATGAAACCCTCACACTCGATCGGGACGCGGTCACCGCAGCTCTCGAAGTGGCCCGGCGCGGCGATTCCCGGACCGTTCGGGGTGAACTGGACGAAACTGCCGGGGGCCCCCGTTCAGCCGAGGTCGAACTGGCGCCGTTCGAGTCGAAGGAGATCGAATCGATTCGGGCGACGGTACGACTCAGGTCGGCCTCGATCGACGAAGGAACGAGAGACGACGAATTGACGAACCGACTGGCGGTCGCACTGGAGGGCACGAATACGGGTGTCTGGGAACTAGACCTGGAGAGCGGGGAAATGGCCTGGACCAACTCCGCGGAGGAACTGTTCGGCGTCGAGCCGGAGACGTTCGACGACCTCGCCGAGCGCATCCATCCGGACGATCTTCCCACGGTCGAACGGGATATCGAACAGGCGATCGAGCGTGGCGACGTCTTTCAGACCGAACACCGGGTCCAGCACGAAAACGGCGAAGAGACGTGGGTCCTCGCGCGTGGCGAGGTTCGATCGGCGCAGGGGAACGCACATCTCGTCGGAATGGCCACCGACATCACGAGCAAGAAAGCACAGGAACAGGCGCTGGTACGCCAGGAGCACCAGTACCGGGAACTCGTCGATCGCCTCCCCGAAGCCTACTACACGTTCGACCGGAACTGGACGATGACGTACTGCAACGACGTGATCGCAGACCGGTTCGACACCCCAGCCGAGCAACTCATCGGACAGACCGTCTGGGACGCGTTCCCCGAAATACGCGGGACCGTTCTCGAGGAGACGTTCCGAACCGTGATGGAAACGGACGAGCCGGCCTCGTGCGAGTATCACGTGGAATCCCGAGGGTTCTGGGTCGACATCCAGGCCTATCCGTACGAGGACGGCATCGCGATCATCTCATCGGACGTCACCGAGCAAAAGCGGAAGCTCTCACTGGTGCTCGACTCTCTCCCGCTCGTCTTTTACCAGATCGACGCCGACAGGACGTTCCTCGAGTCCCGTGGCAAAGGCCTCGCCGAGCTCGGCCTCGAGAGGGACGAAGTCGTCGGCGAGTCGGTGTTCGACATCTTCGCAAAGCAACCGAGCATCGTCGCGGCGATCGAGCGAGCGTTCGACGGCGAAGCTGTCTCGCACACGACTCAGATCGGGACCAACCACTTCCTGGCCGAGTACAGGCCGGTCGTGGAAAACGGGGCGGTGACGAACGTCATCGGCGCCGCGATGGACGTGACGGAACTCGAACGCCAGCGCGAACAGATGGAGTTCTTCAACTCAATCCTGCGCCACGACGTGTTGAACGGGATGACGGTCATCAAAGCCCGCGGCGAAATCCTGGCCGCGGAGCTCGACGGCGATCTGGGCCAGTACGCTCGTACGATCGTCGACTGGTGTACGACGACGACCGAGGTCACCCAGCGCGTCCAGCGCGTCGTCGAGACGCTCACGACGCCCGAAGACAGTCTCCAGCTCGACTCGGTCGACGTCTCCGCGATCCTCGATCGAAAACTCTCGGAACTGCAGACCGCCAACCCCAGGATCGAATTCGAACGCGACGTCGCTCCGGGAATCGAGGCACGGGCCGACGAGTTGCTCTCGGAGGTTCTCGGGAACGTTCTGCTGAACGCGATCGAGCACAACGACACCGACGACCTCACGATCGACGTGACGGCCGCGGTCGACGACGAGGTCACGATACGCATCACCGACGACGGGGGCGGAATCGACGACGACCGCAAGGAGTCCGTGTTTCGCCGCGGCGAGACCTCACACGCCAAGGAGACGGGATCGGGCTTCGGTCTCTTCTTCGTCGACGTGATGGTCGACAAGTACGGCGGCGAGGCCTGGGTGGAAGACGCCGAGTCGGGCGGCGCCTGCTTCGTTCTTGAGCTGCCGCGAGCGACCACCGAGGCACAAGGATGA
- a CDS encoding outer membrane protein assembly factor BamB family protein, giving the protein MESYRRPRDPQEQRAESGPMASDLTRRNVLAVTGSALFTAVAGCTTDGESDGDDNEEALDSRVDERVDGEWLLHRATPENTAATDGSGPDGEPSIAWERAVGAKSGIDPLVVDSLVFAYPPDGRDVGTLEAATGEPTAAGPLASGELAMGSDGETVVAYRERDDGDELVGRDLETGEETWTTDATDLSTPLLTMRDGVAYQGGSTQPYGQAFDVDDGDDRWESESSLPIDFAVDDEIVAYASDEILAALEADSGDQRWVEEFDAALSTPPLIEDHVVSATADGSVLAVDSSGDLDWRKQVADGAVTALAAAEGRLFVGTESGVVALDADSGDEVTRSTISDAVRALAVGADNCYAITTETDGDDPENRLVALESGSLESAWSVEVPGAVRSRPVILDGMVLVRVLPSAAVDESDFDETLLAFA; this is encoded by the coding sequence ATGGAATCATATCGCCGGCCGCGTGATCCTCAGGAACAACGAGCCGAGTCGGGGCCGATGGCGTCCGACCTGACACGCCGGAACGTCCTCGCGGTGACGGGATCGGCGCTCTTCACTGCCGTTGCGGGCTGTACGACAGATGGCGAATCCGACGGCGACGATAACGAGGAAGCGCTGGATAGCCGCGTCGACGAGCGAGTCGACGGCGAGTGGCTGCTACACCGGGCCACCCCGGAAAACACTGCGGCGACGGACGGCTCCGGACCCGATGGTGAGCCGTCGATCGCGTGGGAGCGAGCGGTCGGTGCCAAATCGGGTATCGATCCACTCGTCGTCGATAGCCTCGTCTTCGCGTATCCGCCCGACGGACGCGACGTCGGGACGCTCGAAGCCGCCACTGGCGAACCCACGGCCGCCGGCCCGCTCGCGAGCGGCGAGTTGGCGATGGGGTCCGACGGCGAGACGGTGGTCGCCTATCGCGAGCGAGACGACGGTGACGAACTCGTCGGCCGCGACCTCGAAACGGGCGAGGAAACGTGGACCACCGATGCGACGGACCTGTCGACCCCTCTCCTTACGATGCGCGACGGGGTCGCCTACCAGGGCGGCTCCACGCAGCCGTACGGGCAGGCGTTCGACGTGGACGACGGTGACGACCGCTGGGAGTCCGAGTCGTCGCTCCCGATCGATTTCGCCGTCGACGACGAGATCGTTGCATACGCGTCCGACGAGATACTCGCCGCACTCGAGGCGGACTCTGGCGACCAGCGGTGGGTCGAGGAATTCGACGCGGCGCTGTCGACACCGCCCCTGATCGAGGATCACGTCGTCTCCGCGACGGCCGATGGATCCGTCCTCGCCGTCGACTCGTCGGGAGATCTCGACTGGCGGAAACAGGTCGCGGACGGTGCCGTGACAGCGCTCGCCGCAGCCGAGGGACGGTTGTTCGTCGGAACCGAATCGGGCGTCGTCGCCCTCGACGCCGACAGCGGCGACGAGGTCACCCGATCGACGATTTCCGATGCGGTGCGGGCCCTCGCGGTCGGCGCCGACAACTGCTATGCGATCACCACCGAGACCGATGGCGACGACCCCGAAAACCGGTTGGTCGCCCTCGAGAGCGGTTCGCTGGAGTCGGCGTGGTCGGTCGAGGTACCAGGCGCCGTTCGTTCACGCCCGGTGATCCTCGATGGAATGGTGCTCGTGCGAGTCCTGCCGTCGGCGGCCGTCGACGAGAGCGACTTCGACGAAACACTCCTCGCGTTCGCGTAA